The Acidimicrobiales bacterium genome segment GATTTGACCAGCACTCGGTCCTTGTCGTCGCCGTAGTCGCTGCTCCGCAACCACAGGGCTCCATCGTCCTCGTAGGTCGCCCCGGCCCACTGCAGATCGGCAAGCGTGTCCTCCACGGCGCCCGACTCGACCATGGAGCGTTCACTGAACCAAGCGTCGAACCCGATGCCCAGAGACTCGAGGACTGCTCGCTGGTCGGCCACGGCCCGCTCCCTACCCCATTCAACCGGGTCGGCACCGGAGGGCATCTCGGTCGCCCAGTCGGCCACGTAGGCCCCCTGGTAGCCGGCCTCGGGGACGTCAGTACCGGCGGCCAGGGCGGCCAACGAGTCGGCGAAGAGACGCATCTGGGCGCCCCGGTCGTTGACGTAGAACTCGCGTGACACCGGATGGCCACACCTCTCCAAGAGGCGGGCTACTGAGTCGCCGAAGCAGGCGCCCCGGCCATGGCCGGCGTGGAGCGGTCCGGTGGGGTTGGCGCTGACGAACTCCACGATGATCGGCTGGTCGTGTCCGGTGGTGAAGCGCCCCCAGCCGTCGACCCCGGCGGTGACCACATCGGCCAATAGGTCGTGGAGCCAGGTGTGGGCAAGCCGGAAGTTGACGAAGCCCGGCCCAGCCACCTCCACCGCAGTGACGTGCGGCGGGGGTTCGGTGGTGAGCGCCTCGGCGAGGGCGGTGGCCAGTTCCCGGGGGTTGCGTCCCGCTGCTTTGGCGGTGGCTAATGCAGCGTTGGTGGACCAATCGCCGTGGTCGGGGTTGGACGGACGTTCTACCTGAACCACTCCGGGGTCCGGGGTCACCCCGAGTCGGGTCAAGACGGCTCGTACCGAGTCGATGAGGCTGTCGCGGACGTCCATGGTGTCGGCTCCGGAAGGCGGATGCGGCGCCGGGCGGCGGCAGCCCCGGTGCCAGCGATGCTACAGGAGGGGGTATCGGCCGGGCTCCGACTTCCCGTGCGGATCCGGCCGGGCGACCCGAGGGTCAATGGGCCAACTGCGAATAGTGTCGCGGCGTGAGGTCGCTCGGCGCACAGACTCTCGCTTCCACCGGCTCGTGAGCGCACGAGTCGTCGCCCTGCTCGTTGGGTCCATCGCAATCGGCTGCTCCGGTCCGGGTCCCTCGGCCGCCCCCACAACCACAACCGTTCCGCCGGAGGTGCTCAAGGTGGCGACCATCAACCTGTTGCACGGCCTCGAGTACGCCAGCGACTGCGCCCCCGCGACCGACCAGTGCGCTGCTCCGGCCCGACTTCGAGCCCTCTGGGCCCTGATCCAGGACGACCTGGGTTGTCCCGACGTGGTCGCCCTCCAGGAGGTCAGCCCCCGCCAGCAGGAACTGGTACCTGACACGCTCCTGGTCCTTTGCGAGGGGCGGTACCAACTGGTGGTCGACGACCGGGGCCTACCCGACCAGGAGATGATCCTGACCAACATCCCGGTTCTCGACGAGGCATACACCGAATTGGCCGGCGCTCCGATCTGGTCGGCCCACTGGGCCCGGTTGGGGACCGGGTTCGGACCGGTGGACGTGGTCGCTACGCACTTCGCCAGTGGCAGCTTCAACCTCGAGTGCGGGGAACCGGGGGTAATGGGCTGCAGCGAGGCGTGTGCTTTGGGCGACGACTACGGGGCTTGCCATCCCCGCCAGACACTGGCCCTGCTGGAGGGTCTCTCGACCGACGCGGTCCTACAATTGGTAGTAGGCGACCTGAACCGGCCGATCGGGGACTCCCGGATCACAACCCTTACCGACGCCGGATTTGTCGACGCCTACCTAGAGGCTGGCCGGCCAGAATGTGACCCGGAAACAGGCGAGGGATGTTCCTGCTGTGTCGAGGGTGGGCCACCCCTGGCCGGCCTGGACGACCCCGCCAAGCGGTTCACCGAGCGGATCGACTTCGTCCTGGCCCGGCCCGGACCGGGCTGTTCGCTAACCGTCGATCCCGGGACTACCAGACACTGGGCGGACCGACCACTGGACACCCCGGTGGAGGGCCTGTGGTGGGCCGCCGACCATGCAGGGGTGATGGCTGGTCTGTCGGTGACCTGCTAGTCAGACCCACCGAGAGACAGGGCCGATCAGTCAGGCCGTTGGAACTCAATGGCGCGGTCCACCCGGGCCACCTCAACCGTGTATTGGCTGTAAAAACGGTCGCGTCCCTCGCCCTGGGCCTCCCGGTGGTCCAAATCGGCCCTCCAGGCTGCGATGTCCTCCTCGGACCGCCAGTAGCACACCGTGATTCCGAAACCATCGAGCCCCCGGGCCGAGTACATGCCCAGGTAGCCGTCGTAGCCGCCGACCAGTTCGGCCATGCGGTCGGCGGTCTCGTCGTAGCCTTCGAGATCGCCGCTCAGTTGGGTCGTGAAGATCGTGGCGTAGTAGGGAGGATCCCCCACCGGGTCAGGCCCGGCTGCCGCTGAATGTGGCGGTGCCGAAGGCCCCCAGCTTGGCTTCGCCGCTGATCTCGTCGCCGTCGACGGTGGCCGTCGCCTCAATGGTGATGGGCATGGGCTGGGTCATATTGACCGTCCACGACAAGCTGTCGCCGTCCGCCGTGCCGTTCTCGAGTTCCATGCTGCCCTGTGGGCCCGACATGGTCCCGGTCAGCGTGTTGCCGTCTGTCGCTAGTTCAAGGGTGCCTGCTTGGGCGCCCATCGGGGTGTTTAGGGTCACGTTCCAGGTGCCGTCGGCGCTCATGACGCCCTCCGATCTCAGAGTGAATGGCTGGTGTGGGCCGCTCAACGTAGATGACTGTCAGAGGCCATGCCGAATTTAGGTCCCCCCTCTGGAGGCCAACCGGGCGTCTCGTCGCACCACCCCGGCGAGTACGCCAAGGACCACCACCCCCCCGAGGGCCTGGACCGGGGTGAGGTGCTGGTCGAGGATCAGCCAGGCTCCCAGGGCGGACAGCACCGGGATGGCCAGGGTTAGCAGACCCGCCACGCTGAGCGACACGTGGAGGTGTGCCCAGTTCATGAGGTAGTGGCCGGTTCCGGGGACGGCCAGCAGCACGAGGAGCCATGCGAACTGGCGACCGGACGGCACGGGGAGGACCGGCGTTCCTGCCTCGATCGCTGCGATGGGCAACACGGTGACGGCGCCGATGATCATGGCCACCGTTTGGAGGGTGAAGGTATCCACCGATGCTCGGATGTCCTTGACGACAACGAAGTAGGCGGAGAACAGGACCATGGCCAGCAGGGCTAGTAGGTCGCCGCGTGGGCTCCACACAGCCTCCGATGAGGCCCCCCACATGACAAGCACCACACCACCGATGGCCACCGCCGAGGCGCCGAACAGCCAGCCGGTGACCGTCTCCCGATAGCGGCGGGAAGCTACGGCCAGCAACAGGATGGGCTGGAGAGCACCGATGATGGTGGCGTTGGCGATCGTTGTGGTCCGGAGCGCGGTGAAAAACACCCCGATCTCCAGCCCGAGGAGCACCCCGGCCGGTACCACCAGGCGCACCGTCCGCCAGGTCAGGCGCCGACCGATCAGCAGGAACACCAGGCCATAGACACCAAACCCGATGAATTGGCGCCAAAAGGCAATCTGGATGCCCGGCATCTCCAGGCGGGCCACCATGATGTTCCCGGCCGACCAGCACACCACGGCTAGCGCCGCCGAAGCCCGACCGAGGCTGGCTTGGTCGCGAACTGGCCCAGTCATGGCGGCACCCTACGGGCCGGGTCGACCCCCGAGGCCGACCATGGTTAGCCGCCCTGTGCGCCGCCGGCCGACCTTGGCTAGTGTCGCGCAAAATGTGATCGCCCAGAGGAGGGTTTCCGTGCGAAAGATGCGACTCATTGGCGCCGTGCTCGCCCTGTCCGTTGTGGCAGCAGCCTGCAGTGACTCCGACAAAGAAAGGGTTAACGCCTCCTGGCCGGACAAAATCACCTTCGGTTTCGTGCCAAGCGCGGAGCAGGAGAAGCTCCAGGACAACGTCGACCCGATCATGGAGGTCCTCGAAGACGCTCTCGGCATCGAGGTCGAGGGTGTGGTGACCACCGACTACACCGGCCTGGTCACGGCAATGGGCACCGGTCAGGCGGACCTGGGTGCCTTCGGACCATTCGGCTATGTCCTAGCCCAACAGCAGTTCGGGAACATGGAGGTGCTGATCCAGGCCATCCGGTACGGCGCGGCGACCTACCACGGCCAGTGGATGACCAACGACCCGAGCATCTGCGACAGCCCGCCCCAGTCGGGCACTGCACTCGAAAACGGCGACGACGGCATCACCCAGGTGGGGGCGCTCGACGCGGTTGCCCTCCAGGTCGGCGTCTACTTCGGCGACTCGGGCAAGGCCCTCGGCGAAACCGTCGACGCCGGCGCGGTGTCGCCGGGTATGTCCTGCACTGCCGATCTGAGCAAGGTCGTTGGGAAGCGGGTCGCCTTCACCTCTGAGAGTTCGACATCGGGGTACATCTACCCGGCGCTCCAGCTCATCCGAGCTGGGATCGACCCCGAGACTGACATTGTTCCGATCTTCTCCGGTAGCCACGACGCTTCAGTCGCCGCGGTGTATAACGGCGACGCCGACATCGGCATCTCCTACGACGACGCGCGGCGGAGCATGCGTAAGACGAACCCGGACGTCGGCGACAAGGTGATCGTGTTCAACATCACCGGTGAGATCCCCAACGACGTCGTGGCAGCCAGTTCACTGCTGCCCGATTCGCTCCAGAACGCGGTCTACAACGCCATCTCGGCCTATCTGATGACCGACGAGGGCGAAGCGGCATTCGACGAGATGTACGGCTGGACCGACATTCGCCGGGCCGTCGAGTCCGACTTCGACATCGTCCGCGAGGCGGCTGCGATCCTCGGCATAACCGAGCCATAATGCCCGGTCGGGGCGTAACCCCCGAGCCGACAACGACATGGTGATCCAGCTCGAGAAGGTCTCGGTCACCTACCCGGGCGGAGTCGAGGCGCTCCGCGGCGTTGACCTCACGGTCGACAAGGGGGAGTTCGTCGTCATCGTCGGGCTCTCTGGTGCCGGCAAGTC includes the following:
- a CDS encoding DMT family transporter, producing the protein MTGPVRDQASLGRASAALAVVCWSAGNIMVARLEMPGIQIAFWRQFIGFGVYGLVFLLIGRRLTWRTVRLVVPAGVLLGLEIGVFFTALRTTTIANATIIGALQPILLLAVASRRYRETVTGWLFGASAVAIGGVVLVMWGASSEAVWSPRGDLLALLAMVLFSAYFVVVKDIRASVDTFTLQTVAMIIGAVTVLPIAAIEAGTPVLPVPSGRQFAWLLVLLAVPGTGHYLMNWAHLHVSLSVAGLLTLAIPVLSALGAWLILDQHLTPVQALGGVVVLGVLAGVVRRDARLASRGGT
- a CDS encoding antibiotic biosynthesis monooxygenase, with the translated sequence MGDPPYYATIFTTQLSGDLEGYDETADRMAELVGGYDGYLGMYSARGLDGFGITVCYWRSEEDIAAWRADLDHREAQGEGRDRFYSQYTVEVARVDRAIEFQRPD
- the argS gene encoding arginine--tRNA ligase translates to MDVRDSLIDSVRAVLTRLGVTPDPGVVQVERPSNPDHGDWSTNAALATAKAAGRNPRELATALAEALTTEPPPHVTAVEVAGPGFVNFRLAHTWLHDLLADVVTAGVDGWGRFTTGHDQPIIVEFVSANPTGPLHAGHGRGACFGDSVARLLERCGHPVSREFYVNDRGAQMRLFADSLAALAAGTDVPEAGYQGAYVADWATEMPSGADPVEWGRERAVADQRAVLESLGIGFDAWFSERSMVESGAVEDTLADLQWAGATYEDDGALWLRSSDYGDDKDRVLVKS
- a CDS encoding phosphate/phosphite/phosphonate ABC transporter substrate-binding protein, producing MRLIGAVLALSVVAAACSDSDKERVNASWPDKITFGFVPSAEQEKLQDNVDPIMEVLEDALGIEVEGVVTTDYTGLVTAMGTGQADLGAFGPFGYVLAQQQFGNMEVLIQAIRYGAATYHGQWMTNDPSICDSPPQSGTALENGDDGITQVGALDAVALQVGVYFGDSGKALGETVDAGAVSPGMSCTADLSKVVGKRVAFTSESSTSGYIYPALQLIRAGIDPETDIVPIFSGSHDASVAAVYNGDADIGISYDDARRSMRKTNPDVGDKVIVFNITGEIPNDVVAASSLLPDSLQNAVYNAISAYLMTDEGEAAFDEMYGWTDIRRAVESDFDIVREAAAILGITEP